The Ignavibacteriales bacterium genome includes a region encoding these proteins:
- the ruvB gene encoding Holliday junction branch migration DNA helicase RuvB: MRNSDHTSPERLENELELDQTLRPARIGEFVGQQKLVENLRIFIAAAKQRKEPLDHVLLTGPPGLGKTTLAFIVANEMGVGIKVTSGPALEKPGDLAGILTSLQRGEVLFIDEIHRVPVKIEEYLYSAMEEFRVDIIIDSGPGAKTISLNLEPFTLVGATTRAGLLSSPLRSRFGITNRFDYYNVGELESIVTRSAEILAIDTASDASREIARRSRGTPRIANRLLKRCRDFAQADKRLSDHGGVVTREVAQYSLRALEVDDHGLDEMDKRILHAIIEKYAGGPVGLNTLAVAVGEEPGTIEEVYEPYLIQEGFLQRTPRGREATSMAYKHLGAVKRPPGQDKLF; the protein is encoded by the coding sequence ATGAGAAATTCAGACCATACATCGCCCGAAAGGCTCGAGAACGAATTGGAGCTCGACCAGACGTTGCGTCCGGCCCGGATTGGCGAGTTCGTGGGCCAGCAGAAACTCGTCGAGAACCTTAGAATTTTCATCGCAGCTGCAAAACAACGGAAGGAGCCGCTCGACCACGTTCTCCTCACGGGCCCTCCGGGCCTTGGTAAAACCACGCTGGCATTCATCGTTGCCAACGAAATGGGCGTCGGAATCAAAGTCACGTCCGGTCCCGCGCTCGAGAAACCCGGAGATCTCGCCGGTATTCTCACGTCGCTCCAGAGGGGGGAAGTGCTCTTCATCGATGAGATTCATCGGGTCCCGGTAAAAATCGAGGAGTACCTGTATTCGGCGATGGAAGAATTCCGGGTGGACATTATCATCGACAGCGGTCCCGGGGCAAAAACCATTTCGCTGAACCTTGAGCCGTTCACGCTCGTCGGCGCGACTACGCGCGCCGGGCTCCTCAGTTCTCCTCTTCGTTCCCGGTTCGGCATTACCAACCGGTTCGACTACTACAACGTGGGGGAGCTCGAGTCCATCGTGACCCGGTCTGCGGAGATACTTGCGATCGACACCGCATCTGATGCGAGCCGGGAAATCGCACGACGTTCCCGCGGTACTCCGAGAATTGCGAACAGGCTTCTGAAACGCTGCCGGGATTTCGCACAAGCCGACAAGAGACTGTCAGACCATGGTGGAGTTGTGACGCGTGAGGTTGCTCAGTACTCCCTTCGCGCTCTTGAAGTTGATGACCACGGCCTGGATGAAATGGATAAACGAATCCTCCATGCGATCATCGAGAAATATGCGGGTGGACCGGTTGGACTGAACACGCTTGCGGTCGCCGTCGGCGAAGAGCCAGGGACAATTGAAGAAGTGTACGAACCCTATCTCATTCAGGAAGGGTTCTTGCAACGGACTCCCCGAGGCCGCGAGGCAACATCGATGGCATACAAGCACCTCGGCGCGGTAAAAAGACCTCCGGGGCAGGACAAGCTGTTTTGA
- the ruvA gene encoding Holliday junction branch migration protein RuvA, with amino-acid sequence MIASLTGILKVKNPTDIVLDVHGVGYAVTIPLSTFEKLGEVGSNATILTHLHVREDLLQLFGFATDDERVFFKLLISVNGIGPKIAQGILSRIAVSDLKQHISKENVSALTAIPGVGRKTAERLVIELRDKIGKIDTAGPTSVGRPDGEDELREEALLALTSLGYNRPVAEKAIRQVLAEMNGEKLSLQNLIKKALRYTT; translated from the coding sequence ATGATCGCGTCTCTGACGGGAATTCTGAAAGTTAAAAACCCAACCGACATTGTCCTCGATGTGCACGGTGTGGGATATGCAGTGACGATTCCCCTCTCGACCTTTGAGAAACTGGGGGAGGTCGGTTCAAACGCAACAATCCTCACACACCTTCACGTGCGTGAGGACCTATTGCAGCTCTTTGGTTTCGCCACCGACGATGAGCGCGTGTTCTTCAAGTTGCTCATTTCCGTCAACGGTATCGGCCCGAAAATTGCGCAGGGAATTCTCTCCAGAATCGCCGTCTCCGATTTGAAACAGCACATCTCGAAGGAGAATGTTTCAGCGCTGACAGCTATTCCCGGAGTCGGGCGAAAGACGGCGGAGCGATTGGTGATCGAGCTGCGCGACAAGATCGGAAAGATCGACACGGCGGGACCGACATCGGTAGGGCGTCCGGATGGAGAAGATGAATTGCGTGAGGAAGCGCTCCTCGCCCTCACCTCTCTGGGCTACAACAGACCGGTTGCGGAGAAAGCGATTCGCCAGGTTTTGGCCGAGATGAATGGAGAGAAACTCTCTCTTCAGAATCTTATCAAGAAAGCCCTCCGATATACGACCTGA